TAGGGGTTTGACAACAGTTAGGTTACCACTGCGTTGAACACATTTCCAGACATCTCAAAAGGTCCCCTGTGGACTTTGTACAAAACCTCCCTGTGATGCATCTTATTTCTAACCAAAGAAAGATGGCAGCCGGAAGTGCCATATCAAGGCTCAGTGACCACATGTCTTGATCTGTCATTTATCAAAATCTGTCTCATTTTCGGGCCCATTTAGCAGTTAATGTGTCAAGTTCTTGTTTGATTAGCTTATGTCTAATTATTGGTCACAAGTCATATTTGCTACATGATTACAGTGAACAAATTCTAACTGTAAAGCCAGGCACAGTTCATCCTCTGCTCTTATAAATGCAACAGACAGAAGTGATGCATGTGGGTGAAATGGAAATATTTTTGAagccctttttttctcctttataaTATGTGGCTGATATGTAGGCTAGATCTCTTGTGATAAATAAAACCATATtgcagctacaggcagaaggtCAAACAGTACTCAATTAAGCAAGAAAGTAGATGAACTGAATGAATACATTAACAAAGAGTAATGATGCCTGAACTGTACATAGCTGCTTTTCTTATTCTAGTACTCTATGCAATGATATTAAGAGCAGAGCATGTCAGAACTCAAGTAAATTTGATTTAGTAATACTTTACCAATAGTATTGTAATACTTTCAACAGATGTCTAACATACAGTGTATTTAGAGTTATGCTGGACAGCAACCAAATGCAGGACAATTAAAGTCTCAATAGCCAATGAAGACGTACAACAGGGGACACACCCCACTGCATTTAAAGCAGtaaaaatggaaatataaaaGTTATGGAATAGACGAAGGAGCACAGGGAACAGGACAGAGAAACAAGAGCCAAACGGACAAACAAAGTCAAAAGGTGGGGGAGGGGGTTGAAACAAGTAAAACCAAAACTAGAGGAACCATGACAGAGGTAGCACCAGCAAATCAAACAgggaccaaaacaaaacaaatataaaagacaGTGACAAATGACTCATTCTTACAATGCATAATTAACATAAACTTACTTAGAAATGTTATATAAAATGAAGAAAGGTTCTTTAATAACTTTAGCACAGTAGTGTGGTGTTTATTAGTTTGAATGATTAGCATAAAGGCCATATACTTCAGGTTTCTGTCCTCCACAAATGTATTTTCCTGCAAATTAATCTTGTCCATTCACTTACAGTACATTAACAGGGTGGATATCACTGGGTCCAAAAGGAGCCCGATGTGAGAAATgactttgaaaaaaataaaaaaaacaaccagctACTGAGGTCTACACATTCCTTTTATCGCTTGAACTTTTTCTACTGGTCATTGCAGCCACTGTGCAACAGCATAATTAGTCACAGAGCAGGTGTTATGCAATGTAATGTATCATTTATGCAATTATAATTTTTTCTCTACGTTCTATCAATGATGCATGGGCCTTTTCACAGTGATTGTGAAGGCTTATTGTAATTAACCATCTTCTCAGAACAAACAATGCTTATCTATAATTATATTTGCCTTATCTCTGTGTCAATTACAGTTTGTACAAACACATTATGATACACATTACAACTATATTTTGAtgctaaattaaataatatgttAATTTACAAGCTGTTGATTAAAACTTCAGAACATCCTTAGAACATGCCAGGGTGTTAGTTATCAGCTTCACAGGTTGGAGGCTGGGATGTAGACTGTCATGTGTCACTTACCCTGCAATCTCATCAGTCTGTGTAGTAGCTCTCTGGGCTTAGTTGTAGAATGCCCTACACCCCTATTATTCCATCAACAATCTGACAGTGCAAAGGAGAGTAAAAACGGCAAGAGACTGAGCAGTAAGAACACAAACAGCTCTAAATTAGAATATTGATGTTTTTCTGCAGCAAAGGCCTCACAAGAGTTCCAATACACGCATGAGAGAAGCAGGAGTGCATTTGGATTTTAAATAAGTAGGAAAGAAAATAATGTGCTGTCAAAGGTTTGCTTCCAGGGAAACAAACATCAAATGTACGCATGTCACTGTGTGACAATGTACCTCCTGAGGGGGAATTGCAAGACTTTTAAGAACTGAAACTTTAATAACTCACGAATTACTTACTTGGTTTTGACAAGACGCGCTATCTTTGAAAAGGTGGTGCGCCTCAAAATAGACAGGAATGTACTGATTCATGTTCAAGGTTGAGATTCAGCTGGATTCGTTTACTGACCAAAAATAACTCTCGCAACCGTGGTGTTTCTCAGTCACAGAAATATATTCTTCCTCTCTGGGTggataaggagaatcatgtctAGCTGTTTGCATCTTGCAAGAATTCCAAATCAGTTTGATACGCCCTCCCCTGAATTAATGGCGCAGATCACGCCGCATCTCATGGTAGTTGAGTTTTAAATCTATGGGTTTACATACTGCACgctaaaacaaacacatcaaaaACAACCCCTGGAACCTAAGGTTGCTACAGGTTTTTAGCTGAATAAGCCAAGACTGTGCCATATCAAGCTCTTTTTTGAGCTTTTGTTAGATTATGACCGGCAGATTATTTGGGAAAGTAATTGTCCCCAGGTGTTATGAACATCCCAAGCTTATTCTCCACCCTCGTGATTCTCAACTGTAGAGATTAGGCTCAGAGGAAAACGGGTCCAAACAGGCACAAACACACTAAGTATGTGTAGCCAATGAGCTTTCTGATTTGCTTGAGCATCCCATTCCTCTGGGCCTCATGATCCAGGGAAAGAAAAGTCCTCTTTTTACCCCAGGACCTGTAATACCTGCATGATgagtgccaccgtgctgccagctgaaaaaaaaaaaaaaaaaaaaactaactcaATCCCTCCATCTCAATGCACCACACACAAATCACACGGTACTGAGAGGAGCCAGGGGGGAACACACTGAAGCTCTTTACAGCCACCTGCTGTGCTTGCAGTAATACAGCATTTTGAACTAACTGAAATTATCTCtggaatttcttttttctttaatagcaattataaaataaaatggcaaCTCTTTATTTTGCAGGTCTGTAATTTCCTAATAAGCCCTACATAGAATTATTGCATTTATTGGGTAAATAAAGAGCTTGCTTAGCTGTATTTAAAGACAACTAAATGGTATCGCATTGACAACTTACAAATTCAAACAATGCATGCTGAATTGTATGCttgcttttaaacaaatttaaaaaaatttagcATCTTTAGCTGATCTGCTCTGCTGGAAACTCATTGTAAATGCTGACTGACAGGGTGCCAGCATAAGTAATAATTAGCAAGCTGTTAAAACTGCTTTCCAGGAATGCATATATGAATTTGGTTACAGTTCTTTATAGCTACAAAAATCTATGGGAATATGttgcacagacacaaaaaaaccccatcttaTTACTGGATTATTTCTGCCATGAATACCTGATTGCAGAGTCTTGCATACCGGTGGAAGATGCACAAACCTCGAGCTGTTCAGGGACTCAAATTGCTGGTGTAGCCCACACTTGTGTATGCATGACAGGTCAAATGTCTTCCATCACTCATTTTATTGTGGAGTTTTTATGGTGACTTAATTAAGTACACAAAGGTCAAAGGCTCTGACTTCGCATTTTGAATGCAGACTTTAATGGTGCATTGGAACTGCTGCTTAAATAATAGCAGCCTCATTATTGGATGAGTGCTTGTCATGGATGATTTACATTCTGCATGTCAAATGAGCCATCTCAGGGAGAAAACAACATCACAGTGGCTCAGAGGACGAACTAGGTCCCATCTCCATGGTTTCTCATTAACACTGGGATGGTTGGCTTTTGTGACTACCATTACTTAGTGCACACAACAATTAGCAGTGGGGGTGTCTCTTCTGTGTATTCATTAATACAAAATGCTGTTCACACATAGGAGTGAATGACTCCCCTGCAGGGGTAAAAATTTGGAATTACTCTCAAAATAAGTCATAAATATGTCACTGACCACGTAAGTCTGACCTGCGTGAAATGCTTCAGTCTTTCTGCGTTGCTTTGGTAATTGGAAGTTTAAACACGCAAATGTGTAAACACTTCATTTGCGAGATTTGCAGTGCTCATATGCAAACTCGGGACAGAATTATacataaatatgtttattttagtcaggtaatattaataaaatagatTGTACGGATTGTGTATGTTCAACTCAACACACATAAAGCAAGATTTTACAGTCTGATGAGAAGACAGTACATTTTTTGgtgatttgtttttatgtttaaacttcagtgtttctgagcaTTCAACACAGATGCATCACATagcattgtattttatttattacactATAGCCTTTACGACCCTACTCTTCCCCAGCATTTAGATTTACACACTGTAAGCTGTTCCCTTTTTCAGCACCTTAAGGGTTTTAGTTTAGGACTGATTTCTCTTTGCAGAGCTTTTAGAGCGTACTGATTTTTGTCTTGGTAACTGACTTCATGTCAGCCCAGAAAAAAGCTCAAATTCATTCCATCTCCCATCATTCTCCCTGTTAATTAAGATTCACCAGTGCTACTTCATTATGGTAATTTTGTCATTGAACTGCTGAAACGGAAGATTAGTGTGGAGACACCCTACCTCTTTCAAATACACCCAGCAGGAAGTATAGCAACAAGATCAATTTTCTCCCTTCACATCACAATTAGATGCATAgggaaaaaatgtataaaacagaTTCAACTTCTGGACTTATGGAAATGCACAAAAGTCAGAGTTTGGGCAAAATAAGGTACATAAACCACAGGGCTTTATAATTACATTCTGATCACAATGCGGCTGACAGGTTCATGCAAGCCACATGTAATCCTGACTAAACTAATGAAGACTGCCAGCACTGACTGCAGTAATTTAACTGTACGGGAAACCAACAGCTTAGGATTGAAGCTGAAAGGTTTAGAATCTGAGTATAAGACTTGCACACTTAAAATGaacgtggaaaaaaaaaaaaaatcacactgtgCTAAAGAAAGGTATAAAAGAAAATGGAGTGTTTTACTTCACTCCCTGGGAGAAGGACATTTTCAAATTAGTTTCACCGCGTCCAGTGTCTCCACTAGAAGCACCGGGAGCTACACCCACCAGCGAAAGAATACTTGTACATAACTGCAGCAAAGACAGGACTGATACCACGGGATGTTAGTTAGTCTTTAATTGTagttaaaagtaaaaattaaactaaaaactaaTGTGAGCACATTATCAAATCCAGTGAGTGACAAGCCTTTGCATCTTTAATAGGACCACGTAGCATATGCACCTAACTGTCATCCCTTATGATCAGCCCTGGGCTATGTAGGAAATTATGATTAATACCACAGACGTGCTGTACTTCAGCACCTCACTTACAAGAAAGAAACCTTGTCAGTGCGTGTTTCACCTTCTCAGCACGTGACTGATGAACAACTTGATTATAATCATCTCCTTTCACTCTAGgactcttccccccccccccccccccccccctcccatcGTTAGATAATTAAGCTGATTTAGTCACACTTGAAAACACAGATGATATGTGAGGATAGCTGTGAACAACACACATCTAAATAAGTCTGTTTAATTTGAGGATAAAGAACTGAGTGTGCAAGAACAGTGAGATTACATATTGCCTCATCAGTGTTGTTTAGTACAATTTGTTAAGACCTGTACAGCAGGAATATAATAAATAAGtacagtgtggtgtaggttaATACAGCCATACGGAGTGAAGAATAAGACTCACTTCTCAGTTCAGTTTAGTGAGACttgcattaaaaatgtatttggaaGTTTCTCTAAgtcagtgttttgttgtttttcattcccaCCAGGTATCCATTCGCCGTACACGTACTCTTTGTTTATAGTGGTATTCTTTCAGGtgcttttttaaagcatttggaaTGGGAAGCATATTAATGCCATCATAGGTGGTGCAGCTGCTAATGACCGCTCGACAGATGTGCTGCAAGCTGAAGGGCTGTGTGCGGTGGATGGGGTTGGACAGGAGGGGCTCGAAGAACATGCAGGAGTTGGGATCCTTGTAGTGCTCTAGCAGTCCTGTAACTGTGGGCGCGTGGAAGACACTGGGGTCATGAACATCAAAGCTAAAGTTGTGATTCCACTGTTCAATACGTGCATGTAGTGAGCGGCCATAGCGGCGGAAGCTAACTGAAAAGAGGTAGTCTTCCTGGGCAGAGTCCCGCAGTAGAAAGGTGCCTTCAGGCTTTCCCTCCAGCAATGTCTCTGCCTCGTAGCGGTCCATGACTCCCCAGTAACATGGGAGGTTTATGATCTGCAGCAGGTCGGGAACTAAACAGTGAATGTAATCAATCTGAGTGTGAATGCGGTAGCTATCGTGAGATTTGTGATGCTCAGTCTGAGGAAGAATTGCTCCAGAGGTCATGCTGGTCGCAGTTATGTCTGGGTCAACCAAAGCGTCGGAGACAGCGTCGCAGGTGTGGACGGAGGCTGATGCAGAGGCTGAGGCTGCAACTTCATCCAAAGTGTCCAAACAGCTCTGTAAGAGGAGTTGGTGTTGCTGCTGTCTTTGGAGAAGAAGCTGCTGTTGCTGATGGACGGAGGTTCTGTCAGTCTCAGCTAAGTCATTCATACCATGAGCCAGCTTTGGGCCGTGCTTGTAGAGAGGGTTAATTTGGGCTGTAACCTCAAATGTGTGGATCTCTGCATTGGGAGGTGGCTCAACCCCTTGTTCAATGCTGATGCGCCTGCGCTCTCGTAATCGGTCATCCACATCCTCCACTGCAGCTGCCATGGCTGAAGTCGGGGCAGTGCACACTACTGTAGAATCTAGCAGGGGAGGCTGGGTAATGGGGGCCGTGTGTTGTTTAATGAGATACCATTTCTGAGCCAGCTCTGATCCTACAGGGAAAGGGCAGTCATCCAACATCAACTCACTGAGATGGATCTTGCGCCTCGAGGAGCCACAGGCACTTGATGATGAAAGAGCCTGCGGCGGTGGAGCTGGTGCCGCTGCAGTGTGTGTCTTTATTGGGAAACACTGCCCCATTGCATCTTGGATTTTTTGCCTGAGCGTGCGACTGCTGCTTGACCCTCTCCCCTCACCTTCACTAGATGTGGGtaactctgcagcagagccagTCGCTCCCAGAGTTGGTCTTGCTGTTACTCGTTCCTGTCCTAGTAATGAGGCAGCTACTTCAAAGCCCTGCCATCTCCAACTATCCCTCAGAGGGGAAGGGGAAGATTGGTCCCTGGACTCCAGTTCACTCAACAGCTCACCATACTCAAAGCCATCACTGACAGGTCGCTCAGCCGCAGCGTCGTGGGAGGAAAGGCCTTTTTTCTTCCCCTTTGCACCTTTCCTTCCACCGCCTGCATCTCGTCTCTCCTCTGACCGGCTCTGTCTCACCTTGGGACGAGCCCCCCTCTCTCGATCTTTTCCTCGGTTCCCTGACTCCTTTGGTAATGACATGACGGAATATGTGGAGACAGTTTCACCAATCCAGGAAATTTCCAAGGAACAGCTAATTACAGTTATCTTTCAGCAAATGATTTCCATCCACATCCTGACATGTCACTCTCACCATCCATGTATAGTGGCCATACAGACTTTACAAtgcctgaaaaacaaaaaagaaaagtctgtTCAAAGCTCAGCTTCAACCTTATGGAATATTTATAGATAACATAATGTCAAAATTCTGGTGACGCACACTTTGTTGCCAGTTTATTTCAAATGCTCATATAAAACTGATGCAATCCAACACAATAGCACTTCTCAGAATTTCACTGCATTGAaatctaaggtttatttttgtttaaattgttttagaAAGGTGTTGACTCTAGAGCCGAGactgacattttcattattgatTAATCtacagttctttttttcttttttttttaactcagacTTGAATCTTAGGtagagaaaagaggagaaaaaaactaTACAGGCCAAATGTTGGTTTATGGTATTGTTAGACTGCACAAGAGAGTCTTTTTAACATTAAGAAATCTTGAGTTTCTATGACATCAGATGAGTACACAGAGGTGTGCGTACTGGGAGCAGAATACATATTACAAAACTTTATTACAAAAGAATACACAAATAACACATAACAACACATGATTTAGGAACTAAAGGAGAAGTACTAACAACAAATTTTGAAGAGCTAAACTGCTTTATAAGTTTTGTGACCTCTGCTTTTTCTGTAAAAATGTTATGTCCAGTGTGAATTTTAGCATATCACAGCTTTCAGCAGAACTGATATCAGAGTCCATCTAAATAGAGTCAATGAATCGGTTGGCTGATAATGGACTGTTGTCGAACAAGTGCAGTTAAAAGTTCTTTTCCCTTTGCAGAATATAGTGGAGAAAGAGATGCCTGAAGGTAAACTAGAAATTATGTTGTTATGCAGTTTGTACAGCAACACAAGGCAAAATCCATTGCATTGTTTCCAGTAACAGAGTTGCAGCAATTCTTAAGACTTTGAGTGGTCAACAAGGTGAAAAATATCACACAAACCTAaagttatttaattatttatttggtGCTCACAGCTTCGAGCAAAATTCAATGCGGGTCCCTTTTTTGCTAGAAATCCAAAGGTAATaataatatactttttttttaattacag
The window above is part of the Pelmatolapia mariae isolate MD_Pm_ZW linkage group LG14, Pm_UMD_F_2, whole genome shotgun sequence genome. Proteins encoded here:
- the socs9 gene encoding suppressor of cytokine signaling 9 encodes the protein MSLPKESGNRGKDRERGARPKVRQSRSEERRDAGGGRKGAKGKKKGLSSHDAAAERPVSDGFEYGELLSELESRDQSSPSPLRDSWRWQGFEVAASLLGQERVTARPTLGATGSAAELPTSSEGEGRGSSSSRTLRQKIQDAMGQCFPIKTHTAAAPAPPPQALSSSSACGSSRRKIHLSELMLDDCPFPVGSELAQKWYLIKQHTAPITQPPLLDSTVVCTAPTSAMAAAVEDVDDRLRERRRISIEQGVEPPPNAEIHTFEVTAQINPLYKHGPKLAHGMNDLAETDRTSVHQQQQLLLQRQQQHQLLLQSCLDTLDEVAASASASASVHTCDAVSDALVDPDITATSMTSGAILPQTEHHKSHDSYRIHTQIDYIHCLVPDLLQIINLPCYWGVMDRYEAETLLEGKPEGTFLLRDSAQEDYLFSVSFRRYGRSLHARIEQWNHNFSFDVHDPSVFHAPTVTGLLEHYKDPNSCMFFEPLLSNPIHRTQPFSLQHICRAVISSCTTYDGINMLPIPNALKKHLKEYHYKQRVRVRRMDTWWE